A genomic segment from Gadus morhua chromosome 4, gadMor3.0, whole genome shotgun sequence encodes:
- the LOC115542540 gene encoding myosin heavy chain, fast skeletal muscle-like translates to MSTDAEMALYGKAAIYLRKPEKERLEAQSAPFDAKSAAYVADAKELYVKCTIIKKEAGKTTVKVLATEEERTVKDDDVTPMNPPKYDKIEDMAMMTHLNEASVLYNLKERYAAWMIYTYSGLFCATVNPYKWLPVYDQEVVNAYRGKKRMEAPPHIFSVSDNAIQNMLTDRQNQSVLITGESGAGKTVNTKRVIQYFATIAVASDKKKDQAPGKIQGSLEDQIIAANPLLEAYGNAKTVRNDNSSRFGKFIRIHFGATGKLASADIETYLLEKSRVTFQLPDERGYHIFFQMMSNHKPEIVEMCLITSNPYDFPMCSQGHITVASINDKEELDATDDAIDILGFNGEEKNAIWKFTGAVLHHGNMKFKQKQREEQAEPDGTEEADKISYLLGLNSADMLKGLCYPRVKVGNEFVTKGQTVPQVYNSVSALGKSIYERMFLWMVIRINQMLDTKQSRSSYIGVLDIAGFEIFDYNSMEQLCINFTNEKLQQFFNHTMFVLEQEEYKKEGIIWEFIDFGMDLAACIELIEKPMGIFSILEEECMFPKASDTSFKNKLYEQHLGKNKAFEKPKPGKGKVEADFAMVHYAGTVGYSVAGWLDKNKDPLNDSVIGLYQKSSNKLMPVLYPAVVEEVGGAKKGGKKKGGSMQTVSSQFRENLGKLMTNLRSTHPHFVRCLIPNEIKLPGMMENHLVIHQLRCNGVLEGIRICRKGFPSRIIYADFKQRYKVLNASVIPEGQFIDNKKASEKLLGSIDVPHDEYKFGHTKVFFKAGLLGTLEEMRDEKLASLVGMIQALSRGYLMRKEYVKMTATREAVYTIQYNIRSFMNVKTWPWMKVYYKIKPLLKSAETEKELSAMKENYEKMKTDLATALAKKKELEEKMVSLLQEKNDLALQVASEGDNLNDAEERCEGLIKSKIQLEAKLKETTERLEDEEEMNAELTAKKRKLEDECSELKKDIDDLELTLAKVEKEKHATENKVKNLTEEMASQDESVAKLSKEKKALQEAHQQTLDDLQAEEDKVNTLTKAKTKLEQQVDDLEGSLEQEKKLRMDLERAKRKLEGDLKLAQESIMDLENDKQQSDEKLKKKDFETSQLLSKIEDEQSLGAQLQKKIKELQARIEELEEEIEAERAARAKVEKQRADLSRELEEISERLEEAGGATSAQIEMNKKREAEFQKLRRDLEESTLQHEATAAALRKKQADSVAELGEQIDNLQRVKQKLEKEKSEYKMEIDDLSSNMEAVAKAKGNLEKMCRTLEDQLSEIKAKSDENSRQINDISAQRARLLTENGEFGRQLEEKEGLVSQLTRGKQAFTQQIEELKRLNEEEVKAKNALAHGVQSARHDCDLLREQFEEEQEAKAELQRGMSKANGEVAQWRTKYETDAIQRTEELEESKKKLAQRLQEAEEQIEAVNSKCASLEKTKQRLQGEVEDLMIDVERANGLAANLDKKQRNFDKVLADWKQKYEEGQAELEGTQKEARSLSTELFKMKNSYEEALDQLETLKRENKNLQQEISDLTEQIGETGKSIHELEKSKKQVETEKSEIQTALEEAEGTLEHEESKILRVQLELNQIKGEVDRKLAEKDEEMEQIKRNSLRITDSMQSTLDSEVRSRNDALRIKKKMEGDLNEMEIQLSHANRQAAEAQKQLRNVQGQLKDAQLHLDDAVRGGEDLKEQAAMVDRRNGLMVAEIEELRAALEQTERGRKVAEQELIDASERVGLLHSQNTSLLNTKKKLETDLVQVQGEVDDTVQESRNAEEKAKKAITDAAMMAEELKKEQDTSSHLERMKKNLEVTVKDLQHRLDEAENLAMKGGKKQLQKLESRVRELETEVEGEQRRGVDAVKGVRKYERRVKELTYQTEEDKKNGARLQDLVDKLQLKVKAYKRQAEEAEEQANSYLSKCRKVQHELEEAEERADIAETQVNKLRSKSRDGGKGKEAAE, encoded by the exons ATGAGTACGGACGCGGAGATGGCCTTATATGGCAAGGCTGCGATTTACCTCCGTAAGCCAGAAAAGGAGAGGCTTGAGGCCCAGAGCGCGCCCTTTGATGCCAAGAGTGCTGCATATGTGGCTGATGCTAAGGAGCTGTACGTCAAGTGTACCATCATTAAGAAGGAGGCTGGCAAAACCACAGTGAAAGTGTTGGCTACGGAAGAG GAGAGAACAGTCAAGGATGATGATGTCACACCCATGAACCCTCCCAAGTACGACAAAATTGAGGACATGGCCATGATGACCCATCTCAATGAAGCCTCTGTGTTGTATAACCTCAAAGAGCGTTATGCAGCATGGATGATCTAC ACCTACTCTGGGCTGTTCTGTGCCACTGTAAACCCGTACAAGTGGCTCCCAGTGTACGATCAGGAGGTTGTCAATGCCTACAGAGGCAAGAAGCGTATGGAGGCACCACCCCatatcttctctgtctctgacaaTGCCATCCAGAACATGCTCACTG ATCGGCAGAATCAGTCTGTCTTGATCAC TGGAGAATCCGGTGCTGGAAAGACTGTGAACACCAAACGTGTCATCCAGTACTTTGCTACCATCGCAGTGGCTTCTGACAAGAAGAAGGACCAAGCCCCTGGAAAGATTCAG GGGTCACTGGAGGACCAGATTATTGCAGCCAATCCCCTGCTGGAGGCCTACGGTAATGCCAAGACTGTGAGAAATGACAACTCATCTCGTTTC GGTAAATTCATCAGAATCCATTTCGGTGCAACTGGTAAACTGGCCAGTGCTGACATTGAGACGT ATCTGCTGGAGAAATCCCGAGTGACATTCCAGCTTCCCGATGAGAGAGGCTATCACATCTTCTTTCAGATGATGTCCAACCACAAACCTGAAATTGTTG AAATGTGCCTCATCACCAGCAACCCCTACGACTTCCCCATGTGCAGTCAGGGTCATATCACTGTGGCCAGCATTAATGACAAAGAGGAGCTGGATGCTACTGAT GATGCTATTGATATTTTGGGTTTCAATGGTGAGGAGAAGAATGCCATCTGGAAGTTCACTGGTGCTGTGCTTCACCACGGTAACATGAAGTTCAAGCAGAAGCAGCGtgaggagcaggctgagccTGACGGCACTGAGG AGGCCGACAAAATCTCCTACCTGCTTGGTCTCAACTCTGCTGACATGCTCAAGGGTTTGTGCTACCCCAGAGTGAAGGTCGGAAATGAGTTTGTCACTAAGGGACAGACAGTACCTCAG GTATACAACTCAGTGAGTGCCCTGGGCAAGTCTATCTACGAGAGGATGTTCTTGTGGATGGTCATCCGTATCAACCAGATGCTGGACACCAAGCAATCAAGATCATCCTATATTGGTGTCCTGGATATTGCTGGTTTTGAGATCTTTGAT TACAACAGTATGGAGCAGCTGTGCATCAACTTCACCAATGAGAAACTGCAACAGTTCTTCAACCACACCATGTTCGTCCTGGAGCAAGAGGAGTACAAGAAGGAGGGCATTATCTGGGAGTTCATTGACTTCGGTATGGACTTGGCTGCCTGCATTGAGCTTATTGAGAAG CCAATGGGCATCTTCTCCATTCTTGAAGAAGAGTGCATGTTCCCCAAAGCCTCAGACACTTCCTTCAAGAACAAGCTGTATGAACAGCATCTTGGCAAAAACAAAGCATTTGAGAAGCCCAAGCCGGGGAAGGGCAAGGTTGAAGCTGACTTCGCAATGGTGCACTATGCTGGTACCGTGGGCTACAGCGTCGCGGGCTGGCTGGACAAGAACAAGGATCCCCTGAATGACTCTGTTATTGGACTGTACCAGAAGTCCTCAAACAAACTGATGCCTGTCCTGTACCCCGCTGTAGTGGAAG AGGTCGGGGGTGCAAAGAAGGGAGGCAAGAAGAAGGGTGGCTCCATGCAGACTGTGTCATCACAATTCAGG GAGAACTTGGGCAAACTGATGACCAACCTGAGGAGCACCCATCCTCACTTTGTGCGTTGTCTCATTCCCAATGAAATTAAACTACCAG GAATGATGGAGAACCACCTGGTTATCCACCAGCTGAGATGTAACGGTGTGCTGGAGGGCATCAGAATCTGCAGAAAGGGCTTTCCCAGCAGAATCATCTATGCTGACTTCAAGCAGAG ATACAAAGTACTGAATGCCAGTGTCATTCCTGAGGGACAGTTCATTGACAACAAGAAGGCTTCTGAGAAGCTGCTTGGATCCATTGATGTGCCTCACGACGAGTACAAATTTGGACACACCAAG GTGTTCTTCAAAGCTGGTCTTCTGGGTACTCTTGAGGAGATGCGAGATGAGAAGCTGGCATCTTTGGTCGGAATGATTCAGGCTCTCTCTCGGGGTTACCTCATGAGGAAGGAGTATGTGAAAATGACAGCTACAAG GGAAGCTGTTTACACTATTCAGTACAACATCCGCTCATTCATGAATGTCAAAACCTGGCCATGGATGAAGGTGTACTACAAGATCAAGCCTCTTCTGAAGAGTGCTGAAACGGAGAAGGAGCTCTCTGCAATGAAGGAGAACTATGAGAAGATGAAGACAGACCTGGCCACTGCGCTGGCCAAGAAGAAGGAACTTGAGGAAAAGATGGTTTCTCTACTGCAGGAGAAGAATGATCTTGCGCTGCAAGTGGCCTCT GAAGGAGATAATCTGAATGATGCTGAAGAGAGGTGTGAGGGACTCATCAAGAGTAAGATCCAGCTGGAGGCTAAACTCAAGGAGACAACCGAGAGactagaggatgaagaggaaatGAATGCTGAGTTGACTGCCAAGAAGAGGAAACTGGAGGATGAATGCTCTGAGCTCAAGAAGGACATTGATGACCTGGAGCTTAccttggccaaagtggagaaggagaaacatGCCACTGAGAACAAG gtgAAGAACCTTACAGAGGAGATGGCCTCTCAGGATGAGAGCGTTGCTAAGCTATCAAAGGAGAAGAAAGCCCTCCAAGAGGCACATCAGCAGACTCTTGATGACCTACAGGCAGAGGAAGACAAAGTGAACACTCTGACCAAGGCCAAGACCAAGCTTGAACAGCAAGTGGATGAT CTTGAAGGTTCTCTGGAACAAGAGAAAAAACTCCGTATGGACCTTGAGAGAGCCAAGCGAAAGCTTGAGGGTGACCTGAAATTGGCTCAGGAATCAATAATGGATCTGGAAAATGACAAACAGCAGTCTGATGAGAAACTCAAAAA GAAAGACTTTGAGACCAGTCAGCTTCTAAGCAAGATTGAGGATGAGCAGTCCCTGGGTGCTCAGCTTCAAAAGAAGATCAAGGAGCTTCAG GCCCGTATtgaagagctggaggaggaaatTGAGGCTGAGCGTGCTGCTCGTGCCAAGGTTGAGAAGCAGAGAGCTGATCTCTCCAGAGAACTTGAAGAGATCAGTGAAAGGCTTGAGGAGGCTGGTGGAGCCACTTCTGCTCAGATTGAGATGAACAAGAAGCGTGAGGCTGAATTCCAGAAGCTGCGTCGTGACCTTGAGGAGTCCACCCTGCAGCAtgaagccactgctgctgctctgcgtaagaagcaggctgacagtgtagcagagctgggagagcagattgacaaccTCCAGCGTGTCAAGCAGAAGcttgagaaggagaagagcgagTACAAGATGGAGATTGACGACCTCTCAAGCAACATGGAAGCAGTTGCAAAGGCCAAG GGAAATCTGGAGAAGATGTGCCGTACCCTGGAGGACCAGCTGAGTGAAATCAAGGCCAAGAGTGATGAGAACAGTCGCCAAATAAATGACATCAGTGCTCAGAGAGCAAGGCTGTTGACAGAGAATG GTGAGTTTGGTCGTCAGCTCGAGGAGAAAGAGGGTCTCGTCTCCCAGCTTACCAGAGGCAAGCAGGCCTTTACTCAGCAGattgaggagctgaagaggctCAATGAGGAGGAAGTCAAG GCCAAGAATGCTCTTGCTCATGGTGTGCAATCAGCTCGCCATGACTGTGACCTTCTGAGGGAGCagtttgaggaggagcaggaggccaagGCTGAGCTGCAGCGTGGAATGTCCAAGGCCAACGGTGAGGTGGCTCAGTGGAGGACAAAGTATGAAACTGATGCTATCCAGCGCACTGAGGAGCTAGAGGAGTCCAA GAAAAAGCTTGCCCAGCGCCTTCAGGAGGCTGAGGAACAGATTGAGGCAGTGAACTCAAAATGTGCCTCTCTGGAGAAGACCAAACAGAGactccagggtgaggtggaggatcTCATGATTGATGTGGAGAGGGCCAACGGACTGGCTGCCAACCTTGACAAGAAGCAGAGGAACTTTGACAAG GTTTTGGCTGACTGGAAGCAGAAATATGAGGAGGGCCAGGCAGAGCTTGAAGGAACTCAGAAAGAGGCTCGTTCTCTCAGCACAGAGCTTTTCAAGATGAAGAACTCCTATGAAGAAgctctggatcagctggagacCCTGAAGCGTGAAAACAAGAACCTCCAAC AGGAGATTTCTGACCTGACTGAACaaattggtgagactggaaagAGCATCCATGAGCTGGAGAAATCCAAGAAGCAagtggagacagagaagagtGAGATCCAGACAGCCCTAGAGGAAGCTGAG GGTACTCTGGAGCATGAAGAGTCCAAGATTCTGCGTGTCCAGCTGGAGCTCAACCAGATTAAGGGTGAGGTTGACAGGAAGCTGgctgagaaggatgaggagatggagcagatcAAGAGGAACAGCCTGAGGATCACTGACTCCATGCAGAGCACGCTCGACTCTGAGGTCAGGAGCAGGAATGATGCCCTGAGaatcaagaagaagatggagggagatcTGAATGAGATGGAGATCCAGCTGAGCCATGCCAACCGCCAGGCTGCTGAGGCTCAGAAGCAGCTGAGGAATGTTCAAGGACAACTGAAG gATGCCCAATTGCATCTTGATGATGCTGTCAGAGGAGGTGAAGACCTGAAGGAGCAGGCGGCCATGGTGGACCGTAGGAACGGTCTCATGGTGGCTGAAATTGAGGAGCTGAGGGCAGctctggaacagacagagagaggccgcaAAGTGGCTGAGCAAGAGCTCATTGATGCCAGTGAGCGCGTTGGACTTCTGCACTCtcag AATACAAGTCTTCTGAACACAAAGAAGAAGCTGGAGACTGACCTGGTCCAAGTCCAGGGCGAGGTGGACGATACCGTCCAGGAATCCAGGAATGCTGAAGAGAAGGCCAAGAAGGCCATCACTGAT gcTGCCATGATGGCTGAGGAGCTGAAGAAAGAGCAGGATACTAGCTCTCACctggagaggatgaagaagaacctGGAGGTCACAGTGAAAGACCTGCAGCACCGCTTGGATGAAGCTGAGAACCTGGCCATGAAGGGGGGCAAGAAGCAGCTCCAGAAACTGGAGTCCAGA GTGCGTGAGCTGGAAACAGAGGTTGAGGGTGAACAGAGACGTGGAGTTGATGCTGTTAAGGGTGTCCGCAAATATGAGAGGAGGGTGAAGGAACTCACCTACCAG ACTGAAGAAGATAAGAAAAATGGTGCCAGACTCCAGGATCTTGTTGATAAGCTGCAGTTGAAGGTGAAGGCTTACAAGAGGCAGGCTGAGGAAGCG gaggagcaggccaacTCTTACCTGTCCAAGTGCAGGAAGGTTCAacatgagctggaggaggctgaggaacgtGCTGACATCGCTGAGACTCAAGTCAACAAGCTGAGGTCCAAGAGCCGTGATGGTGGCAAG GGAAAGGAGGCAGCTGAATAA